Genomic window (Xenopus laevis strain J_2021 chromosome 3S, Xenopus_laevis_v10.1, whole genome shotgun sequence):
GTTTACTGCTTACACCCCAGAATGTAGCAATTTGCAAACCAAGTCCAAAGTTGATCTGGTACATAAATTCATAACCTCTGATTCTTCCTCTTCTGCCCATGAACCAAATGGCCCCAGGCATACTTTGACTACTTTCTTTCTGAGGTGCCACAACCTCTCTTTTCTTCCCCAGATGATACATCCTATCACACTTCCTAAAAGATCACTCATGCATATTTGTTCCTACATTAATTCACACATTCAGCTCATCCCATTTAACTATAAAATTTCCATCCACCTTTAAACATGCCTTTATCACACCTACTTCCATTGGTAAGGGCTAATTTCAATCTTAGCCTCCAAGTTTCTATAATTGTATCCAACATCTTGCAGAACTTATGGCAATGCAAACCATCATTCTTCTTTACCTcttacaataaaatgtttgcacagGGCACTACACTGAAAGACCATCGGCCATCAATGATATCCATGCCGATTAGGACCAAGGACACTATTCCAAACTCATACTCCCTGATCTCCATCaatttgatacagttgaccatTCTCTCCATTTAAATGTCCTCCAAATACACGGTATCAGTGGTTCTAATTTATCCTTCTCCTCCCATCCCTCTATTTGCATCAGTCTAACAGTTTTAACAGGACCATTTCACCTATTTCACCTATTGATGTCTATGTTGGCGTGTCCCAATTCTCTATCTTGGAGAATCCATCCTTACTGCTTCTGTTTGTATCATCCCACTTGCATCCCCCTCACTCCCTACTTACATCTGCAGGATGGTGGAAACACTTAGCTCACTATAGTCCAGCAGGCAATTAATGACAAGTTATAGAGAATAGTGGATACCACTCTTTTGAAAAAGTGAGAAAGTATTGGAATAATAATCTGTTGTTTCTAACTGGTTGgtatgtatattgttttttattcaatACCTTAAGGATAAAACCTAACATATAGCAGTCTCTGCTTGACTATTGCCATGTATTTGACTTGTAAAGTGCAGTCATCAAGGGAGAGTTGTCCACACCAAACTTTTGCAGTTGGGCAAATGCTTTAGTGTAATATGAACCCAACAAAAAACCAAACGAGTGTAACAACATGTTAGTTGACAATTTCACCACATGAGAATACTATTCTGCTAGCGATTAGTAGATGAAGCTACTTGCTGCTTAAATTCCCAACATCTGTATTAGTAAGTAGAACTGATTTATTTGTTGTGGCAGTAATGCTACACTTGTTTTCTTTGAGTCAACCTGCTATATATTTGCCATGTGAGGGGCTGgatatgtgcaaagtgcaaaattgcaTGCTTCACTGGTCAAGTGACAATGTGGTGTAAATAATACCTCAAgcctttttctttttagaaaatgtaCACAAAGAACCAGACGTTGGTCAATGAGATTGTTCTCTTGGGATTTCAGAATCTACACAACTTCAAGGTTCCCTTGTTCTTTCTGTTCCTCCTGATTTACATTATGACACTTTGGGAGAATATCCTCATCATGGTGTTGGTGGCATCCAGCCGAAACCTCcagtcccccatgtacttctttctccaGCAGTTGTCCCAGGCTGATCTACTGGAGTCCACAAATATTGTACCCATCTTACTCCAAACTGTAATTCATGATGGAGCCACATTGTCCTTTGGTGGTTGTCTgacccaattttatttttttactgtgacaGAAGCTTTTGAGTGTTTGCTTCTTACagtaatgtcctatgacagatatgtggCCATCTGCAACCCACTGCATTACTCTTCTATAATGTCCCACAAATTTTGTACCAAATTAATGTTCCTGTCATGGGCTCTTGTCTTTGTCATTGAATTAATTCCAATGAATTTAGTAAGGACACTACAGTTCTGTGACCGAAATACCATTaatcatttcttctgtgatttctTTCCTCTTGTAGAACTTTCTTGCTCAGACACCTTCTTGCTGCAAATTGTAGCATTCCTACTATCAGTCCCTATCATTTTTATGCCATTTATACTCATCACTGGATCTTATATCTGTATTGCCAATGCAATCAGAAACATAACGTCCAATAtcgggagacaaaaagccttctccacctgtaGCTCCCACTTGGCTGTCGTCTCCATTTTTTATGGGACACTAAGTGCCATTTATGTGGTTCCCCCCAAAAAAGAATCCCAGACCATAAGCAAAATTCTGTCTCTGTTGTACACTGTGCTTATTCCATTTGTTAACCCAATCATCTATGGCTTGAGAAGCAAACATATCAAAGATGCCTTTAAAATGTGGAAACCTCATGCTCACCTATTACGGGAGGGTTGAACTCATATATTGACACATGGGGGGCCTATTTACCAAAGGtttgattttagaggtttttcaggtttttgaaaccacaactaaactcacaactgctaaaactacaaatatcatgaggtttattaaaaaatctgagtttttttggccaattcctagagaaaaaaaacgaaaacctattttaaatcaattcagactttatgAGGTTTTcggttttttttctctaggaattggcgaaaaaaactcagattttttaataaacctcAGCGGTGCTCAAGATTTCCCTTGCTTTGGGCTAAGTGacttctgggggcacatttactaagggtcaaatatcgagggttaataaaacctcgaattcgacccttgaggtaaaatcctacgaattcgaatatcaaattcgtaGGATGTActgcaaatcctgcgatcgagtaaggggacctttcccattacttttcgaaggtttttttgatcgaaggaaaaatcgttcaatcgaacgatttgaaggattttaatcgatcgatcgaaggattttccttcgatcaaaaaaactttcgaaaagtaacggggaaggtccccataggctaacattgtacctcggtaggtttaaactaccgaagtaggtagtcgaagttttttttaaagagacagtacttcgactatcgaatggtcgaatagtggaacgatttttagttcgaatataGAAAGCACCACTTTATTACATGTTAAGTTTGTAATAGAATAGGATATACATCACCAAGTATCCTAATCTGCACCAAGTGACAGGGAGATCCCAATTCAGTTGGCATAGAAACCTCAAACAGTGCACAAACAGGGCCATGGGAAGTACACGTGTTTACTCCATAGGAGAGATCTCCACAAACAAAATGGATTCCCCCAGTTTTTTATGCTCCGcaaacaaaatgaagacccccagtTTTATATGCCCCCAGTTTTTATATGCTagtaaacaatgagctcatatcaTTATCAAAACCATTTGGAACCCACTTCAACGAAATCTCTATCTTCTGGCTCATCGGGAACTGGCCAGGCTTCCAATAAATACACCCGAAGCCAAGAGCTtacttttttaatgtatttctatTAGTATTCGAGTAAATATTCTGCCCCTGGCTATAATAAAGGAAGTTCCCATGAGAACTTCTAGAAGTCATAAACATATTATGAACTAATAGGAGTCATAAACATATTAGGTAATTGACTAATTGAGttcaacagtagtgatgggcgaatttggggtgtttttcttcgccaaaaaatttgcaaatttcccgtgaaatttgcgaaactgtgaaaaattttgatgccggtgtccattttttttttgacgggaattcgccgcaaattagcgcctggccaataaatttgcccatcactatttaacagTCCTTTCCTACAAAGCTGTTGTATACAAGATATTGGGTTCAACAGTTCTTTCCTCCAAAACTGCCTTTTATAAGACCCTTCTATTAAAGTATTAGCATGAAAGCATTGGAAATTGTTGTGCAAACCAGTCATGTCAAGCAGTTTCTGAAGATACTAGAAGATACTGGTAGATAGTTTATATATTCCAGCTTGCTTGAAGAAATTGgcttttataacagggagtgctggtctcagaataattggtatatatatatatataataataatatatatatagatatatagatatatatatatatactgtatataggggactggtaaattagtctcccagtattatttagcagacaggcccctagtgttatagacgcctaactgggtcctaaaatacagttggggggacctgtttccttatcctgcttaaagctatgcccccTGCAGTTCaaactgtgctaaagtataaagtcctgggcagccatgtgctcagggtccattttgtgttagcccTGGCCTAAGCAGGCAGGGCATCCAGTGGAACTTAGTCAGgccaggtctagtaaggataggctactaagaggtcactctaggagcagtgtcagactggccccctcccccgatgcttgttttttctaaaaaaggatCTTCGtcgatgcgcagtgtgcgcatgcgtgccgatGGAGCGCTGTCTGCCCATGCACA
Coding sequences:
- the LOC121402056 gene encoding olfactory receptor 11L1-like is translated as MYTKNQTLVNEIVLLGFQNLHNFKVPLFFLFLLIYIMTLWENILIMVLVASSRNLQSPMYFFLQQLSQADLLESTNIVPILLQTVIHDGATLSFGGCLTQFYFFTVTEAFECLLLTVMSYDRYVAICNPLHYSSIMSHKFCTKLMFLSWALVFVIELIPMNLVRTLQFCDRNTINHFFCDFFPLVELSCSDTFLLQIVAFLLSVPIIFMPFILITGSYICIANAIRNITSNIGRQKAFSTCSSHLAVVSIFYGTLSAIYVVPPKKESQTISKILSLLYTVLIPFVNPIIYGLRSKHIKDAFKMWKPHAHLLREG